In Deltaproteobacteria bacterium, a single genomic region encodes these proteins:
- a CDS encoding nucleoside-diphosphate kinase — protein MAIEKTLSIVKPDAVARNLIGPILSKFEAAGLRIAAGKLIRLTPERAQAFYAVHKARPFFQGLCDYMSSGPIFVSVLEGENAIAKNREAMGATDPAKAAAGTVRKDFGQDIEKNAVHGSDAPETAAAEIAFYFKPDELF, from the coding sequence ATGGCTATTGAGAAAACCTTATCGATCGTTAAACCGGATGCCGTGGCGCGAAATCTCATTGGCCCGATTCTCAGTAAATTCGAAGCGGCCGGGCTAAGAATCGCCGCCGGCAAATTGATTCGCCTGACGCCGGAGCGGGCCCAAGCTTTTTATGCCGTGCACAAGGCGCGGCCGTTTTTTCAGGGCTTGTGCGATTACATGTCGTCAGGGCCGATCTTCGTTTCGGTGCTCGAGGGCGAAAACGCCATCGCCAAGAATCGCGAAGCGATGGGCGCCACCGATCCCGCCAAGGCGGCAGCGGGTACGGTGCGCAAGGATTTCGGTCAAGACATCGAAAAAAATGCCGTGCATGGTTCCGATGCGCCGGAAACCGCCGCCGCGGAGATCGCTTTTTATTTCAAGCCTGATGAATTGTTCTGA